From Paenibacillus graminis, a single genomic window includes:
- a CDS encoding chemotaxis protein CheD — protein sequence MIEEQSVIKVGMADLNVGSEESLVRTTGLGSCVGVTLFDPGKKLAGMAHVMLPSSEIAREGQMNIAKFADTALPELLSRLLALGAVRSRLVAKMAGGSQMFAFAGGSDTMRIGPRNVESCKLALEALNIPLIAEDTGGNFGRTIEIACNTGILYIRSVQKGTKEI from the coding sequence ATGGCGGATCTTAACGTAGGCAGTGAGGAAAGTCTTGTTCGTACAACAGGCCTCGGCTCCTGCGTAGGAGTTACTTTGTTCGATCCCGGGAAAAAGCTTGCAGGGATGGCACATGTGATGCTGCCCTCATCTGAAATTGCCCGGGAGGGACAAATGAATATCGCCAAATTTGCGGACACTGCACTGCCGGAACTATTATCCCGCTTGCTCGCGCTTGGCGCCGTCCGGAGCCGTCTTGTGGCCAAAATGGCCGGAGGGTCCCAGATGTTCGCTTTTGCCGGGGGGAGTGACACCATGAGGATCGGGCCTCGGAATGTGGAATCCTGCAAGCTTGCTCTTGAGGCCTTGAACATACCGCTCATCGCAGAGGATACTGGCGGAAATTTCGGCCGTACTATAGAAATTGCCTGCAACACCGGAATATTGTATATCCGCAGTGTTCAAAAAGGCACGAAGGAAATATAG